Proteins co-encoded in one Gossypium arboreum isolate Shixiya-1 chromosome 11, ASM2569848v2, whole genome shotgun sequence genomic window:
- the LOC108472709 gene encoding uncharacterized protein LOC108472709, whose protein sequence is MLQSLLSLSSPSPLSLPPFHNPSCSPLLQKSTFFSPLFPHSNVHLRPLLALPREEPVTTPIAEEKEQEEEVPIELPTSYSSFSSSSPLQTATTVLLSGAIAAFLFRSIRRRAKRAKEFRLRSKSLKEKSLNRLKAMGSASIKNKKLSTPSPVDALLGSLIAGVIAVFLYKFTTTIEAALNRQTVSDNFSVRQITITIRTIVNGLCYLATFVYGFNSLGLFLYSGQLALNPIMEGSMISENKNKDEENVGSVSSVKQNAIEGSELSSSRERED, encoded by the exons ATGCTTCAATCTCTCCTTTCCCTTTCTTCTCCTTCCCCTCTCTCTCTCCCTCCCTTCCATAACCCATCTTGTTCCCCACTCCTCCAAAAATCCACTTTTTTCTCCCCTTTATTTCCCCATTCCAATGTCCATCTTCGCCCATTATTAGCTCTACCTCGAGAAGAACCTGTCACTACCCCCATAGCTGAAGAAAAAGAACAAGAAGAAGAGGTTCCAATTGAGTTACCTACATCTtattcttccttttcttcttcttctcctctccAAACTGCCACCACCGTTTTGCTCTCCGGTGCCATTGCTGCCTTCTTGTTTCGATCCATTAGACGCCGTGCTAAGCGTGCTAAAGAGTTT AGACTGAGGTCGAAATCATTGAAGGAAAAGTCATTGAATAGGTTGAAAGCAATGGGATCTGCTTcgattaaaaacaaaaaattatcCACACCATCACCTGTTGATGCATTGTTGGGAAGCTTAATTGCTGGTGTTATTGCTGTTTTTCTGTATAAGTTCACTACTACTATAGAGGCTGCTCTTAATCGCCAAACAGTCTCTGATAATTTCTCG GTTCGTCAGATAACAATAACTATCAG GACTATTGTGAATGGATTGTGCTACCTTGCAACATTTGTTTATGGCTTCAATTCTCTTGGCTTATTCCTTTATTCTGGTCAACTTGCCTTAAATCCAATCATGGAAGGTTCCATGATTAGTGAAAATAAGAATAAAGATGAAGAGAATGTAGGGTCAGTAAGTTCAGTGAAACAAAATGCTATAGAAGGGAGTGAATTGAGCAGTAGCAGGGAGAGGGAGGATTAG
- the LOC108472173 gene encoding putative invertase inhibitor, translating to MANFRLCLFTLSLITLTVILQPFNVIDPKSATADVKGLATISITCGTRDADKLYTDTDNLYTNTKDPALHNLLDNCWWRFLGARDNIDSAGRMLSDKGSDAAKLAITRYAMPMITYCSDLSKKSPTVAVPKNIIDEMNVVSNDCQIILEILSNF from the exons ATGGCGAATTTCAGGCTTTGTCTTTTCACTCTTTCCCTCATCACATTAACTGTCATATTACAACCATTTAATGTAAT TGATCCGAAAAGTGCAACAGCCGACGTTAAGGGCTTGGCAACGATATCGATTACGTGCGGTACACGTGACGCCGATAAACTATACACCGATACGGATAATTTGTACACGAACACGAAGGATCCAGCACTTCATAACCTTCTCGATAACTGCTGGTGGAGATTTCTGGGGGCACGGGATAATATTGACAGCGCGGGACGGATGCTTAGTGATAAAGGGTCGGATGCGGCGAAGCTAGCTATTACTCGGTATGCTATGCCGATGATTACATATTGCTCGGACCTTTCCAAGAAGAGCCCAACAGTGGCTGTGCCGAAGAATATTATTGATGAGATGAATGTTGTTAGTAATGATTGCCAGATTATATTAGAGATTTTGAGTAATTTTTAG